The following nucleotide sequence is from Rattus rattus isolate New Zealand chromosome 7, Rrattus_CSIRO_v1, whole genome shotgun sequence.
acaatgaataaataaagacgACCAAAGAGCATTCTTAAATATAACAGTGGTTCTctgctctgttttattttgcGCCTTTCCTTCGGAGGGGACCCACTGTCCGTGCTCCCGCTAGGCCCCTCCTCTTTGCACAGAGGAGGTTTCCAACCTAAATGACAATGGCAACGCCGATAATTATTACACACTCCTCTAAAGTTGCATTTTTCTGGGGTGCAGTCATAATCCAACCGAGATAAGCTTCCATTGCAAGATCCTCGATCGCAGAATTTAGTTTGGGAGCAAGGGGTACCATGTCTCACCCGTCCAGCATCCGTTGATTCTGTCCCACGATGTTCATCAAGCCCAAAGCAGGTAAACCCAGAGATAACCGATTGATGGAATGAAACATGTTCCTGCAGGTATGGAAGATTGGTGACGTTGGTACACTGCAGCCTTCCACACAGTTTATCACGATCAGAGCAAGCATTAAACGTGAGACTCTCTTGTGCTCTAGTGCAGTGCCCAAATCGAAACCGTTGTTTGTTGATGTCATAGCACTTGATATTAGCACCACTAGCACTCACACCAAAGATTTCCTTGCACTGCACATTGCGATCTGTGCAGTTGCCTTTATAGCAGTACCCCTCTTCTGAGCATGGCGTCCCATCTTGAAGATAAGTGTCTGAAGGGCAAAAGACACTAGTCCCACTACAGTATTCTGGCAGATCACATATGTTCTGGATAGGTCTGCAGAGTGTCCCGGAAGGACTGTGGGTGCAGTTTGCACAGCATAATTCTTTATCACAAATGCTACCAGCAGTTAACTTGCAATTACTTCCGCAGCAGGGATCTGCGTAACATGCCTTATGTGAGCCACAGTCGCACTGCTCACCGAGATCTATCTTGAAGTTTCCACAAAACCTGTAGGTTCTTGTTATATTATGATAAACATGGTGGTCATAGAAAAGGCATGACATTGTACCAGGGGTATTCAGTATCTGGTTTATCTGCACAAGGGAGCAATTGCTGAAAGCATCTGTTATTTCAGGGTTTTTGTACATAATGCAAGTGGTCCTTCTGTGGCAGATGCAGTAAGTCTCATCATCAGTTTTTATACCTAAAGACATGGCAACACGATTGGTGATCATAGCAGATAGAGCTAGAAAACTTCGTCTGTGTTGACCAACAATCGTCAGGCCTGCAGGAGTACATAAACTCTGTTCAACTGGATGAAAGTCGTGATCCGAGGGCCCATCTCTATTAACTACGGTTGATGCATCAGGCCTCCACCGATTAAAAAAGTTTGACACATAATAGTTATAAATAGAGCCCCCTGGTACCCTATAATCTAGTGAAAATGGATCGCTCTCGGTAAACACAGTTAAGAGAATAGCATAGTACCGCATATGGATAGTGATCAGAAAGCTGTCCGTTATACTAAGGAGATCAAACAAATACCTGGCCGCAGTATCAATGTTGTTGCTTTCCTTATATATAGAATTAGTTGCTTGGAATTGGCCTTTTATAGCAGCTGGATGTGAAGCGTAGTTCTTACTAGACATTCTGGGAGTTCCATTGGCATACTCTGTCCTGGATGAGGGAGGACCTGTATTAAGGTTCAGGCGTTTCCATGTGTTTGTAGGCCCTGTTGCATCAGGCTCTGATACTATCTGAGAAACAATGTGTTCAAACCCCTGTGAATCATTGAGGGGTTTGATTTCATAGGCAAGGTCATCCAACATCATGATCCCTTCCAGGCCTCCATAGCAAGTATTCACAGTGACCATGGATTGAGGGATTCCCTCTAGGTAGCCAAAATAGTAACAATCTACAGGGAAAAAAGGGTAATCCATCTGTAAGGCTCCTTGGTCATCCTGAGTTGTCAGCAACAAGTGTCTGGGCCAAATTAGTGTCTTTCTTCGTAGGTGGATGATATGTCTCTGGCCCCTAAAACGTAAGCTATAGGAGAGCCGTCCTTGTGTTTGAATTCCTTTGCTGTGGTAGATCTCCTTCCGAGGAATAACCACCTCTGATGAGATGTAGCGCCAAGTGGGGTGGCCTTCAGAACACCGGACTGGAACCAGGAGGAGCAGCCAGAGTGCAAAGAGCAAGAGGAGGACCCTGGGGACCACAGATCTTTCCACTAGCTTCATACCCCAGGTCAGAGATAACATCCTGGGTGAAGCTATATTCCTCTGCTGTGGCCACTGCCTGGTCTAGGAAATACTGACAAAAAGACTGGCAAAGAGCCTCCTCGGGCTCCCAACCCTAGTGGTTACCCAGACAACTTGAGTTAGGTAATAGTCATTGGGCGTGGCAGGAGTTGAGTCTGAATGTGTTAGCTGAGATTAAGGCTAACTAGGGATATCTATAAATGTCCCTGGGCAagaatggtcagaagaaacaggGTTGTCTCTCTGACAGGCTCAatcctttattttttgaaatacaaAGTATCATTTCCACACTTCCCATTCCATGAATGTATTTGGTTCCCAAATGTTACTCTGGGTCTGTTTCTAGGagtccatttttctctttttatttggcTCATATTTCTCACAatttttttgttggtttatttggtttgttttgtttttggaagttAGAAGTAAGTACTGTCTATATTAGCCTTTTAGCTATAAATGCttatttcattcttctgaaatattttatttgagttttaaTTAAACtgtttagaaatcattttatcCTTTTGGATTTTGCTTAAATGTTTGGGGATTTCTTCATGTTAATATTGTGTTAATGTTTCTCCAATATTATGAAACCTGAGAATTCTATTTGGATACCTCTGAACtctagaaaagaaattttaaataccGTCTCTTGTGAACATATTTTATCTCTGACCCTGTCTGAGCCCAAACTTCCTGTCCAACCTTTAGTATGTTTCTCTCCTGACCATTGGGATTTCTTCAAGCATGCAGGCTGATGGGTACCAGCAGACACTGTAGGTATGAACGTCTAAGAAGTATGCcacacaaccaacagattgggaaaagatctttaccaatcctacaacagatagaggccttatatccaaaatatacaaagaactcaagaagttagaccgcaggaaaacaaataaccctattaaaaaaggggttcagagctaaacaaagaattcacagctgaggaatggctgagaaacacctaaagaaatgttcaacatctttagtcatcagagaaatgcaaatcaaaacaatcctgagatttcacctcacaccagtgagaatggctaagatcaaaaactcaggtgacagcaaatgctggcgaggatgcggagaaagaggaacactcctccattgttggtggggttgcagactggtacaaccattctggaaatcagtctggaggtttctcagaaaattggacattgaactgcctgaggatccagctatccctctcttgggcatatacccaaaagatgccccaacatataaaaaagacacgtgctccactatgttcattgcagccttatttataatagccagaagctggaaagaacccagatgcccttcaacagaggaatggatacagaaaatgtggtacatctacacaatggaatattactcagctatcaaaaacgactttatgaaattcataagcaaatggttggaactggaaaatatcatcctgagtgagctaacccaatcacagaaagacatacatggtatgcactcattgataagtggctattagcccaaacgcttgaattaccctagatgcctagaacaaatgaaactcaagacggatgatcaaaatgtgaatgcttcacccttctttaaaagggaacaagaatacccttggcagggaagagagaggcaaagattaaaacagagactgaaggaacacccattcagagcctgccccacatgtggcccatacatatacagccacccaattagataagatggatgaagcaaagaagtgcagaccaacaggagccggatgtagctcgctcctgagagacacaggcagaatacagcaaatacagaggcgaatgccagcagcaaaccactgaactgagaataggacccctgttgaaggaatcagagaaagaactggaagagcttgaagggctcgagaccccatatgtacaacaatgccaagcaaccagagcttccagggactaagtccctacctaaagactatactgaccctggactctgacctcataggtagcaatgaatatcctagtaagagcaccagtggaaggggaagccctgggtcctgctaagactgaacccccagtgaactagactgttgggggagggcggcaatgggggggagggtgaggaggaacacccataaggaaggggagggggggggggatgtttgcccgaaaccggaaaggaataacactcgaaatgtatataagaaatactcaagttaataaaaaaaaaaaaaaaaaaaaaaagaagtatgccACAAGCTTTTTGCCCATGTCCATCAACAGTGCTTTCATGTCTCATTTTCGTTGAAGGAAAAGCAACCTCTGAGTTTTCTCTAAGAAGCTCATTAACGAAAAGGGTAGAAGACTCACCAGAGCCCTATACACGCGATCGAGGTCTACAGCCACAAAGATAGGTTGCCCGGCAGCACGAACTTTAtataatgggagaaaaaaatgggggAGGAGGGTGATCAATTTACCTCCTCTCAAAAGTATATATCTCATCAAACCGTACAGGGGAAAACTCTGCAGGACTACTGGAATAGATCATACTGCACCTTCTTGATTCTCCAAGCACCTTTCCTGCTCACCCCCAGGAACCTCATGAATAAGACTCTGCTGCCCCCTTGTGCTCAAGAGCATTACTGCACCTGACACCCACAGGAGGctcttagggaagaaagggaggaagtggCTCAGTCCCTATCTGGTTATGGTAAGAGGAGATAAATGCCTTCTCATTAATTAAAGTGAGAGGGATCATGTGCTCGATCATTGGTGACCGTCTTGGGGACATGGGCTTTTACTGCAGTTTGGAAAAGGCTTCTCAAGGCTTATGACCCCGTTGTCATCATTCTGAGGTTCTGTGTACCACTAGGCTGGACTCCCATGTCCTACATGGACATAGGACAACATCAAGCACAAGGAGGTTTTATGACTAAAGTGAAAGGCACAGATGGGGCTTCTAAACAACTAGGAAGTACCAGGGCCATCCTCTCTAGCCACCAGAGTATAGAACCTTATGGAGTCAGGTTACAAAGCGTCTTCAGGACCCTAGCACTGATTATAGAGCATATCTCAGATGCCTCCTGCTGACCAGAGGTATCTTTGCACTATCTGCCTAGCCATATGCAGAAAATGGGCCCCACATAGCCATGTGGACTTTCAGGTACAGGTGAccaaaaaacagagagagagaggtgagagaaaggggggggagagagagacacagagagagagagacagagacagacagagacagagagagagagagagacagagagagagagagacagagagagacagagacagagacagacagagacacagagaaacagagacagagagacagagagagacagagagagaaagagaagagggagtgagaaggagaaagaaggagagagggagggaggggacagagagaaaggacagggagaaggagagggagagggagatggagagggagagagagagaaagagagagagagagagagagagagagagagagttccaacCCCTGACCTCTAATAACCCC
It contains:
- the LOC116905887 gene encoding disintegrin and metalloproteinase domain-containing protein 20-like; the protein is MLSLTWGMKLVERSVVPRVLLLLFALWLLLLVPVRCSEGHPTWRYISSEVVIPRKEIYHSKGIQTQGRLSYSLRFRGQRHIIHLRRKTLIWPRHLLLTTQDDQGALQMDYPFFPVDCYYFGYLEGIPQSMVTVNTCYGGLEGIMMLDDLAYEIKPLNDSQGFEHIVSQIVSEPDATGPTNTWKRLNLNTGPPSSRTEYANGTPRMSSKNYASHPAAIKGQFQATNSIYKESNNIDTAARYLFDLLSITDSFLITIHMRYYAILLTVFTESDPFSLDYRVPGGSIYNYYVSNFFNRWRPDASTVVNRDGPSDHDFHPVEQSLCTPAGLTIVGQHRRSFLALSAMITNRVAMSLGIKTDDETYCICHRRTTCIMYKNPEITDAFSNCSLVQINQILNTPGTMSCLFYDHHVYHNITRTYRFCGNFKIDLGEQCDCGSHKACYADPCCGSNCKLTAGSICDKELCCANCTHSPSGTLCRPIQNICDLPEYCSGTSVFCPSDTYLQDGTPCSEEGYCYKGNCTDRNVQCKEIFGVSASGANIKCYDINKQRFRFGHCTRAQESLTFNACSDRDKLCGRLQCTNVTNLPYLQEHVSFHQSVISGFTCFGLDEHRGTESTDAGRVRHGTPCSQTKFCDRGSCNGSLSRLDYDCTPEKCNFRGVCNNYRRCHCHLGWKPPLCKEEGPSGSTDSGSPPKERRKIKQSREPLLYLRMLFGRLYLFIVSLLFGVATRAGVIKVYKFEDLQAALRAAQAKGT